The Neobacillus sp. PS3-34 genome has a window encoding:
- a CDS encoding RDD family protein — MERNAGFWVRLGASVLDGLLVSLPLGLVCALILGDAAGTRNWLADFLQFLYSLIIPVIWSGYVVGKRILGIRIVKLDGSNVSFGTMFLRIVVGALVYTVTLGIGLIASALMVGTREDKRAIHDLIAGTYVTHSRPEDMN, encoded by the coding sequence ATGGAGCGGAATGCGGGTTTTTGGGTACGTCTGGGTGCTTCAGTTTTAGATGGGCTGCTCGTTAGTTTACCTTTGGGATTAGTGTGCGCTTTAATTCTTGGGGATGCAGCTGGAACACGCAATTGGCTTGCTGACTTTTTGCAATTTCTTTATAGTCTCATTATTCCCGTAATTTGGTCTGGATATGTTGTTGGAAAAAGAATTCTAGGCATAAGAATAGTTAAGCTAGATGGAAGTAATGTAAGTTTTGGAACAATGTTTTTGAGAATTGTGGTTGGTGCTCTTGTTTACACTGTGACACTTGGAATCGGATTAATAGCCAGTGCATTAATGGTCGGAACCAGAGAAGATAAACGCGCTATTCATGATTTAATAGCGGGGACATATGTTACACACAGCAGACCCGAAGATATGAATTAA
- a CDS encoding S-adenosylmethionine:tRNA ribosyltransferase-isomerase — translation MLQDTLAFHLPDSLNASMPPERRGIRRDQVRMMVLDRKTGITSHDRFDQLGNYLKSGDVLVINSSRTLPAILKAKKHKDNFSEEVEVRLARRINGATWEALVVSETSHPGDRLVFSEDLSGNIIKKNDNSPLVTILFSKTGNELFQHIYSVGEPVRYEYINHPWELDYYQTVFAAQPGSVEMPSAGRAFSWELLFKLQRQGVKITSMQLHTGLSYLLDDKWDHSPEANHEEYFIPSESWTTIMEAKLSGGRIIAVGTTVVRALESAMNSGSLSGWTNLYITPEYQLKAADAIITGLHEPEASHLAMLSAFVEKDKLFNAYQEAILEQYLWHEFGDINLII, via the coding sequence ATGCTGCAGGATACCTTAGCTTTCCATCTGCCTGATTCTCTTAACGCAAGCATGCCACCTGAAAGAAGAGGAATTAGAAGGGATCAGGTCCGGATGATGGTATTGGACAGAAAAACAGGAATCACCTCACATGACCGGTTTGATCAATTAGGCAATTATTTAAAATCTGGAGATGTTCTCGTTATTAATAGCAGCCGAACACTGCCGGCAATATTAAAGGCTAAAAAGCATAAGGACAACTTCAGTGAGGAAGTCGAAGTCAGACTTGCGCGCAGAATAAACGGGGCAACCTGGGAAGCGCTGGTGGTCTCTGAAACCAGTCATCCGGGTGATCGGCTTGTTTTTTCAGAGGACCTTAGCGGGAATATCATCAAAAAAAATGATAATTCTCCTCTTGTCACCATTCTATTTTCAAAAACCGGAAATGAATTATTTCAGCATATTTATTCCGTTGGTGAACCTGTAAGGTATGAATATATTAATCATCCTTGGGAGCTGGATTATTACCAGACAGTTTTTGCCGCACAGCCTGGTTCCGTAGAAATGCCTTCGGCTGGCAGGGCATTCAGCTGGGAGCTATTATTCAAGCTTCAGCGTCAGGGTGTGAAAATTACCTCTATGCAGCTTCACACTGGACTAAGTTATTTATTGGATGATAAATGGGATCATTCGCCTGAAGCCAATCATGAAGAGTACTTTATTCCATCAGAGTCCTGGACTACGATTATGGAAGCAAAGCTTTCGGGTGGGAGAATTATTGCTGTTGGAACTACCGTAGTAAGAGCCCTAGAGTCTGCAATGAACAGCGGATCCCTGTCAGGATGGACGAATCTGTATATAACACCTGAATACCAATTAAAAGCGGCTGATGCAATTATTACAGGCCTTCACGAACCTGAAGCGAGCCATTTAGCGATGCTGTCCGCATTTGTGGAAAAGGATAAACTGTTCAATGCCTATCAGGAAGCTATTCTTGAACAATACCTGTGGCATGAATTCGGGGATATAAATCTAATTATTTGA
- a CDS encoding DUF4166 domain-containing protein — protein sequence MTSIYRSHLGDSYQSLHPKLQHRYDITEQSSFHGTGRMENISGGIFLVRQLFKLGTRYRLFFSERGSDVPFTIYNNAFENEAGEKLVKWNREFSFKGKKRYFDAVMQLNDKQNEIIDYFGIPHLLVSTLNFQVGNKGSMIITSKKQWLNAFGRKIPLPKFLYGEARIIESFDERRNCYCVNVNVSNPLLGTLFSYQGYFTEMESGKK from the coding sequence TTGACTTCCATATATCGGTCCCATCTTGGGGATTCCTATCAAAGTCTGCATCCAAAGCTGCAGCATCGCTATGATATTACAGAGCAATCTTCGTTCCATGGGACAGGAAGAATGGAGAACATTTCAGGGGGGATTTTCCTAGTAAGGCAGCTGTTTAAATTAGGTACTAGATACCGGCTGTTTTTTTCTGAGAGGGGGAGTGATGTCCCTTTTACCATCTATAATAATGCCTTTGAAAATGAAGCTGGAGAGAAGTTAGTGAAATGGAATAGGGAATTTTCCTTTAAAGGTAAAAAACGCTACTTTGATGCTGTCATGCAATTAAATGATAAGCAAAATGAAATCATTGATTACTTTGGTATACCGCATCTCCTTGTTTCTACCTTAAACTTTCAAGTTGGCAATAAAGGATCTATGATTATTACCTCCAAGAAGCAATGGCTTAATGCGTTCGGCAGAAAAATTCCCCTACCGAAATTTCTTTACGGAGAGGCGAGAATCATCGAATCCTTTGATGAGAGACGAAACTGTTATTGCGTTAATGTCAATGTAAGCAATCCACTGCTAGGTACACTGTTTTCATATCAAGGCTATTTTACAGAAATGGAAAGTGGAAAAAAATGA
- a CDS encoding SDR family oxidoreductase, which produces MKNEMVVMITGASKGLGRALTLAFAKEGAKLAICARGESLLHQIKREAENSGAAEVLAVRADVANSRDVERFVALTEETFGKIDVLINNASILGPSPMPFLLDYPEEDFLEVLRVNATSPFLVTRRVLPGMLLRNEGSVINVTSEAGNVGYAGWGAYGISKFAVEGLTETWADEVSETNVRVNMVDPGEMDTEMHQLAVPDCDYELANPHDLVGVFQYLASDRSKGVNGQRFQARIP; this is translated from the coding sequence ATGAAAAATGAGATGGTTGTGATGATAACAGGTGCATCAAAGGGTCTTGGCAGGGCATTAACGCTTGCCTTTGCAAAAGAAGGAGCTAAATTAGCCATTTGCGCAAGAGGAGAGAGCCTCTTGCATCAAATTAAACGGGAAGCAGAAAATTCAGGTGCTGCAGAAGTGCTGGCAGTTAGGGCAGACGTGGCAAATTCAAGGGATGTTGAGCGGTTTGTCGCTTTGACAGAGGAAACATTTGGGAAAATTGATGTGTTAATTAACAATGCATCCATCCTGGGTCCAAGTCCAATGCCTTTTTTGCTTGATTACCCAGAGGAAGATTTCCTGGAAGTATTAAGAGTAAATGCAACCAGTCCTTTTTTAGTCACGAGAAGAGTGCTTCCAGGAATGCTGCTTAGAAATGAAGGATCTGTGATTAATGTGACTTCTGAAGCCGGAAATGTTGGATATGCTGGCTGGGGTGCCTATGGGATATCGAAATTCGCGGTAGAAGGGCTAACCGAAACATGGGCTGATGAAGTAAGTGAAACTAATGTAAGAGTGAATATGGTTGATCCGGGAGAGATGGATACAGAAATGCATCAGCTTGCAGTTCCAGATTGCGATTACGAGCTTGCTAATCCTCATGATCTTGTCGGTGTGTTCCAATATCTCGCTTCGGATCGTTCAAAAGGTGTTAACGGACAGCGGTTCCAGGCCAGAATTCCATGA
- a CDS encoding STAS domain-containing protein, with protein sequence MSTVGKPKKDEINVAGLEFEWDIAEGKFLFEKEDAVLFWISTAMKTFFDTIEEVSGEDAASVVLETTGFRQGIVVGEYFRELKGVSISEATALIPNTYASAGWGKAQIIDFNEESHTVSVQLSDSWEYKINKAQGKKVGGTFLAAHYAGIFSGLFGTNVWFDVRKDQIRGDGYSQFEYYPSSITVSKNMHQLARLKESEHIQQLEALVEDKTKDLQGLVKQISSPIIPVLEGIVVVPLIGKYDESRSEDLLVKTLYNLPKYRAKFLVLDLTGLDMEMSNYSAEFIHKLGAAASLIGVNTILVGIFAELAKNMTKSQISLSKFPCFQTLQHGIYHALAEDGRKIVG encoded by the coding sequence TTGAGCACAGTCGGGAAACCAAAAAAAGATGAAATCAATGTAGCTGGTCTTGAATTTGAGTGGGATATAGCTGAGGGGAAATTTTTATTTGAAAAAGAAGATGCAGTGCTTTTTTGGATTTCTACTGCGATGAAAACTTTTTTTGATACGATTGAAGAAGTTTCCGGGGAAGATGCTGCAAGTGTAGTCCTTGAAACTACAGGATTTCGTCAAGGAATTGTGGTGGGTGAATATTTCCGGGAATTAAAAGGTGTCAGTATTTCTGAAGCAACCGCATTAATACCAAATACATATGCATCTGCGGGCTGGGGAAAGGCGCAAATTATTGATTTTAATGAAGAATCACATACAGTGTCAGTACAGTTAAGTGACAGCTGGGAATACAAAATTAATAAAGCACAGGGTAAAAAGGTTGGAGGCACTTTTCTTGCAGCCCATTATGCGGGGATTTTTTCTGGTTTATTTGGAACCAATGTTTGGTTTGATGTCCGTAAAGACCAAATAAGAGGAGATGGGTATAGCCAATTCGAATATTACCCTTCCTCCATAACGGTCTCAAAAAACATGCACCAGCTAGCCAGACTGAAGGAGTCTGAGCACATTCAACAGCTGGAAGCACTGGTCGAAGATAAAACGAAGGATTTACAAGGTCTAGTTAAACAAATTTCGTCTCCTATCATTCCAGTCCTAGAAGGAATAGTAGTTGTGCCCTTAATTGGAAAGTATGATGAAAGCCGTTCAGAGGATCTATTAGTAAAAACACTTTATAATCTTCCCAAATATCGAGCTAAATTCCTCGTTTTAGATTTAACCGGCTTAGATATGGAAATGAGTAATTATAGTGCGGAATTTATACACAAACTGGGAGCAGCCGCTTCTTTAATTGGAGTGAACACTATCTTGGTCGGAATTTTTGCTGAATTAGCCAAAAATATGACCAAGTCGCAAATCAGCCTATCTAAATTCCCTTGTTTTCAAACTCTTCAGCATGGGATTTACCATGCTCTAGCAGAAGATGGGAGAAAAATCGTCGGATAG
- a CDS encoding VOC family protein encodes MKFHHYSLEVDNLSESIKFYKDVLGFQEAERIEFEEEEIQFLTLGDFKLELVKAAAAYNQTESIHICFETENFYEILARFENYKIKPVEGPYTLKNGWKTVFFSGPSNDLIEILSRNN; translated from the coding sequence TTGAAATTTCACCATTATTCTCTTGAAGTTGATAATTTAAGTGAATCTATAAAATTTTATAAGGATGTTTTAGGATTCCAGGAAGCTGAGCGTATAGAGTTTGAAGAGGAGGAGATTCAATTTCTGACATTGGGAGATTTCAAACTGGAACTTGTAAAAGCAGCTGCAGCTTACAACCAAACAGAGAGCATACACATCTGCTTTGAAACAGAAAATTTCTATGAAATACTTGCCCGTTTTGAAAACTACAAAATAAAGCCTGTTGAAGGACCATACACATTGAAAAATGGCTGGAAAACCGTCTTTTTCTCAGGACCTTCCAATGATCTTATAGAAATACTATCACGTAATAATTAA
- a CDS encoding alpha/beta-type small acid-soluble spore protein has translation MGKRRKILVPEARKALDELKAKVAGTEKPEDAKFEIAKENGVPLSRGYNGQLTAYEAGKTGGKLGGRMVQELIKMAKGNLENK, from the coding sequence ATGGGTAAAAGAAGAAAAATACTTGTACCAGAAGCACGAAAAGCCCTGGACGAATTAAAAGCTAAAGTTGCAGGAACTGAAAAACCAGAGGACGCAAAATTTGAAATAGCTAAAGAGAATGGAGTTCCTTTAAGCAGGGGCTATAATGGACAGCTAACTGCCTATGAAGCAGGAAAAACGGGCGGAAAACTTGGTGGCAGGATGGTCCAGGAATTGATTAAGATGGCTAAGGGAAATTTAGAAAATAAATAA